TGCTCTGTTCCAGGTATTttctaagcacttttttttttaacatctttattggagtataattgttttacaatggtgtgttagtttctgctttataacaaagtgaatcagttatacatatacatatgttcccatatctcttccctcttgcatctccctccctcccacccttcgtatcccacccctctaggtggtcacaaagcaccgagctgatctccctgtgctatgcggctgcttcccactagctatctattttacgtttggtagtgtataagcactttttatgtattaacttatttaatcccctCATAACATTATGGGGTAGTTTTCTTatttccccccattttacagaggagaaagggcacagagaggttaagttcacttacccaaggttacacagctggcCATCTGGGTCCAGATCCTGTGCTCTAACCACTGGGTGGCACATTTGCCAAGCTCTAACCACTGGGTGGATCCGTTAACTCCTTCTCACCAaccctctttccttcctgctcAGAGATGTGCTGAATTTCCTGCGCTCGGGGGACCTGCCGCCCCGGGAGCGCGTGCGGGCCGTGTACAAAGAGGCCCAGTACTATGCCATCGGGCCCCTCCTGGAGCAGCTGGAGAACATGCAGCCACTGAAGGGGGAAAAAGTGCGCCAGGCGTTTCTGGGACTCATGCCCTATTACAAAGGTGAGGGGTTCACTGTGCGGGGCAGTCGGGATGTGAGGAGGGAGGGTAGCGAGGCACCTGTCGGTGCTGAGGTCTCCACCAGAACAAGTGGGTCATGGCTCGCCAAGACACCTGTCCTACTCAAGCTGGGAGAGGATCCCGCTTCCCTTCCTGCCGCCCTCCCAGTCCTGCAGGAAGATGCAGATGAAATAGGGACCACCTTGCCTGCAACGTCATCAAATCGCATTTCAGGAGGGTGGTACTCATCCCATCCCCTTTGTTTCCTTTTGCCCTGCAGAACCACGATTCCTGTTTAAGTTTGTGCCCTTCATGGGCCCAGAGTCCCTTCCCCAGGGatctgtctcttccctcttgggtcCGCCATCACTGGGGCTCTCTCTGTGccccgcccccccctccccacccccgtcccaCTGATGGGTGACGTGTTCACCCCCGCAGACCATTTGGAGCGGATTGTGGAGATTGCCCGACTGCGCGCTGTCCAGCGGAAGGCCCGCTTTGCCAAGCTCAAGGTCTGTGTCTTCAAGGAGGAGATGCCCATCACCCCCTACGAGTGTCCGCTTCTCAGCTCCCTGCGCTTCGAGCGGAGCGAGAGTGACGGGCAGCTCTTCGAGCACCACTGCGAAGTGGATGTGTCCTTCGGGCCCTGGGAGGCCGTGGCTGACGTTTATGACCTGCTGCACTGCCTGGTCACGGACCTCTCGGCCCAGGGCCTCACCGTGGACCACCAGTGCATCGGGGTGTGTGACAAGCACCTCATCAATCACTACTACTGCAAGCGCCCCATCTATGAGTTCAAGATCACGTGGTGGTGAGTAGCCCTGGCAGGGAGCAGAGTCCTGTCAGGGAGGGTGTCCGTTCCCCTTGGCGGCTCTGGGAGCGAGGTCCCTGGAAGGGCTGCTGGCCGCCCCAGAACCTGCTGAGGTCAGGACGGGTCCTGAGGCACAACTCCAGGCGGACGGAGGTGCAGCCCCAGTCTCCTTGGCTGTACCTCGGGGCCAGGTTCAGGGCTGGTGGCCCACAGGGACTTGGTGCCTGCGCTCACCTGGCCTTTCCTCGAGGCACGGCAGTCTCTGCCTGAGGCTGATGGGGTCCGGCTAGCGAGGGCTTGACCGGGAAGTCCAGAGAGGTTTTGTCACTTTCTTGACCTTGCAAGAGAGTTTCTGCCCTTTTTAGAGCCACGTTACCAGACTCACGTAGGCATAACCACTCCTCCACCCTGTTCAAGAGTCCCTTCCTTGTGCTCAGTGTATCGGAATGAACGTGGAACACGATGGGGGATTTACCCAAGGAGCCCCCCAGAGCCCCTGGCTGAAGAAGgaacattctctctccctcttccctcaacAGTAGCCCCACGCTTTGTTTTAGGATGTGCAAAGACTCTTTTCCTCCCAAAACATATTCTTCACCACCTTTTGGAAATGTAACCATAGTTGCCAAAGCCATGCACCAGGTTggccttagaaaagcacaatgtttacagccctgcctcagggccttggcTTCTCCTACCTTCCACTAACCTTCCTTGCTTGAAGGGTTACCTTCTCACGGGGCTGGAATGCACATTTCAGGGACTCCTTTTGAAGATTCCCTAAGTCAAGCAGGCAAGATGCCTAGATCTTGTGTTATCTTTGAGATGTAACATCCTTTCTAGAGGCTCAGAGTACATCCTTGGCTGCTATTCCGTGGTAGGATCCAATTTATGGTGAACCTCCTTGGATGGGAACCCCTGTTGCTTTTTCCTGCCAACGTTCTCCTTCTCGGAGATTGTCTATcttggggaaggaaagagagggccGGAGGAGAGGCGCAGCTgtcccaggagctgtgggaagacAGCAGCAGGCCTCCGATATGTTTGACTCTGCaaaattcagagagaaaaagatcCACCAGCTTCTTGCTCCACTGCATCTCCTTCTCGTGCTGTCTGCAGGCTGGGGCAGCCAGTCGGGGTGTGGGCCTGCGCCCCCTAGAGGAAATACTCTGCAGCACCAGTCGCTGGAACGGGACGTTCCCTTGCTGCGTGCAGGGCTTCTCCCTATAATCGTGATTGAACTTTACTGCTCCTGGGTGTTGTTGtagggagattttttttctgtcagcCTCATCGGTCTCAGTCTTACAAGACCAGATTGGTGAGGAAGGTAGTGGGGGAGCTGAGGAAGAGAAGGCCAAGCCCTGGGACCTTGGCTGAATTCCTTCACGGGGCAGTGACCCCTTGGCCCCTGTATGGGAAGATTCCAGGGCATGGTCCCCCGCTCTTACATTGTATTCTTATGTGCATGGAGCAGGCGTCCAGGCTGACATCTAAGGGGACGGTCCAGTCAGTGGTCCAGGTTCCGAGATAACATGTTCTCTCCTTATTCTCATCCGCAAACGGCTTGTCGCTTTTCTGGAGCTGATGTCCCTGCTTGGACCTTACCCCGACAGCACGGCTCTTGCCTTGTCCTCAGAGAAGGGTCTTTCATTTAAGTTGCCCAGATCGGCAAATAGATTGAACGCTAATACAGGTTCGTTTTTTGACAGACACTGAGGCAGGCTATTCAGGAGGGAGCCAGTGTGAGGAGAGAGCAGATGGGTAAGCCCAGTGCCCGCAGTGAGCCGACCTCGGCCCCTTCTCTTGCCCTCCCCGGCCCAGAGCATCACAGCCCTCGGTTATTGAGAGTCCATACACGTAAGACAGGGAGGGACTGGTTCACGCAAACTCAAGTCAGTTCAAAATCAGGCCCTGAAGACTTGCTTGGGGCTTCAGGGACGCTGGATAGGAACGCTGTCCCTGCGCCTCTTGCTGGAGCCCCCCTGTTCCTCTGCCCCCGTGTTGTCCTCGCGGAGGTGCTCTGTGCCGTCGTGGGGAGACAGGGCTGTGGCCAGTAGCCCAGGCAGAGCAGGGACACCGGCGGCCAGCTTAGAGCTCCTTCTAAATGGAGTAAAAGAATTCggtggttgggcttccctggtggtgcactggttgagaatctgcctgccaatgcaggggacacgggttcgagccctggtctgggaagatcccacatgtcgtggagcaactgggcccgtgagccacaattactgagcctgcgcgtctggagcctgtgctccacaacaagagaggctgcgatagtgagaggcccgcgcaccgcaatgaagagtggtccccacttgccgcaactagagaaagccctggcacagaaacgaagacccaacacagccataagtaaataaataaataaatatagaattcGGTGGCCCTGTTTGGCCATCGTCTGACGAGAAGCCAAGGCCAGGCTGCGAAGCACTCTTGGATGTGGAGGGTTTGTGGTGATCGCCTCCAAATAAAGGTCatctctgaggaagtgacttcTCCTAGTTGGGTCCCTTTTCAGCTGTCAGCGGCCAAGCCCAGAGCATAAGAAGGGTTGGGTAAGGAAGGAGGTCTCCAGAGGACGGCTGTTTCTCCCAGATTGAAAGGAAGTCTGTCTTCATGGAATTCTTGTGCGTAACGTCCTTGGGTCAAACCAAGGGGCCTGCCTTTGGAGCTTCCCTTATGTTTGACTTCGGGTACCTTTTCTCCCAGGTGCTCCATTCACTGGTTGGGAAGGTGAAAGTTTTAGGAAATAGGACTGCATGGTGCAATGCTAGCTGCAATTCAGTAAGAATAAAAAACTTAACGGCAACTAAGTTTGAAAAGATTGaaacaaaaccacagtgaaaccCAGCACACCATCCCAGGTGGGGGAATTCTTTGGTTAACGCTCTAAATAGAAGACATAGAGGAATCGTCACCATCCTTATTCTACCTCTGGTGAATTCACCAGGCTGTCTAGTGCTTATCACATGGAAAGCAGTCGACTGTGCTCTTAAAgtttctgttctttctctctggGGCTTGGGATATTCTGGGAGCTGTCTGAGCCTTGTGCCTCAGGCTGCTCAGGTGATGTAATCTTCCTGTTCTGGGTTGCTCATTGGAGGACTAGGAAATTGACATCTGCAAGCCACAGAGTGGGGTGAGCctcactgtgtgatcttggtcTAAGCTGGATCCTGAAATGGTTAagacaaataacaacaacaaaacaaaaaccactcaCACTAATCATTTTGATCCCAGTTAGAATTTCAGATATCATCCTTCTGCATACCTTCTGTCTGTATTTGATTGTGCTACAAGTGATTAAGCTTTCTCGGGTACCATTTTGCTGGGGCTCTTTCATGAAGGTGGCGCCTGCCTCGTGATCCTTAAAAGAGGGAGGCTTTATTCATCAGAAGCCAGAGTGTTGGGAACTGGGGTGGGAGAGGCATTTTTTGGAATTCTGGAAgaaacatacatgtatacatatgttaaTTGGAGGAAG
This DNA window, taken from Balaenoptera ricei isolate mBalRic1 chromosome 15, mBalRic1.hap2, whole genome shotgun sequence, encodes the following:
- the TMEM248 gene encoding transmembrane protein 248 isoform X8, yielding MVVVTGREPDSRRPDGAMSSSDAEDDFLEPATPTATQAGHALPLLPQEFPEVVPLNIGGAHFTTRLSTLRRYEDTMLAAMFSGRHYIPTDAEGRYFIDRDGAHFGDVLNFLRSGDLPPRERVRAVYKEAQYYAIGPLLEQLENMQPLKGEKVRQAFLGLMPYYKDHLERIVEIARLRAVQRKARFAKLKVCVFKEEMPITPYECPLLSSLRFERSESDGQLFEHHCEVDVSFGPWEAVADVYDLLHCLVTDLSAQGLTVDHQCIGVCDKHLINHYYCKRPIYEFKITWWGHGFEPWSGKIPHVVEQLGP